The sequence CGCTACCAGGATCAGAAATGGATGATTTATGATTTACGAAGAAATTATGGAATTCTTTATAACCTGGAAACCTCTGATTTCTTTTATCCCGATGAAAAACTGGAAATTAAAAATTATCAAGAGAAGTTTCATACTGAGGAAAAGAATTATCAAACGCTTTGGCAACGGTATTTTACCAAAACCAATATTGTTGAAAGAAAAAATATTAAACTGCATGTACAACATGTTCCTAAAAGGTATTGGAAGTATTTGACTGAAAAGTGGTGAATTTAATTGCGCGATGCTTTTTTATTAAATTTCACTGATTATTCGATTATTCATCCACAAGCCCTTGAAAATCAAATAAAAAATCATATTGTGGATAACTTTTTCAACCACATATTGCACAGATTTACACAGATAATTTTTCTTTTAAACTGATATTTTGATCTGGGAAATATTGATTGAATTCTTAATTCATATTCCGACATTGTGGATAACTTTTTCTTACTGTAAATTAGACTTATTTTCGAAAAACCTTTTCCACAGGCATATTTCGTAACCTATTAAATATGTGTTAGATATAACAGTATTTATTATACAATCTCATATTGTGGATAACTTTTTCAACCACAGATTGCACAGATTTACACAGATGATTTTTTCTTTTAAACTGATATTTTGATCTGGGAAATATTGATAGAATTCTTAATTCATATTCTGATATTGTGGATAACTTTTTCTTACTGTAAATTAGACTTATTTTCGAAAAACCTTTTCCACAGGCATATTTCATAACCTATTAAATATGTGTTAGATATAGCAGTATTTATTATACAATCTCATATTATGGATAACTTTTTCAACCACAGATTGCACAGATTTACACAGATGATTTTTTCTTTTAAACTGATATTTTGATCTGGGAAATATTGATAGAATTCTTAATTCATATTCTGATATTGTGGATAACTTTTTCTTACTGTAAATTAGACTTATTTTCGAAAAACCTTTTCCACAGGCATATTTCATAACCTATTAAATATGTGTTAGATATAACAGTATTTATTATACAATCTCATATTGTGGATAACTTTTTCAACCACAGATTGCACAGATTTACACAGATAATTTTTCCTTTTAAACTGATATTTTGATCTGGGAAATATTGATAGAATTCTTAATTCATATTCTGACATTGTGGATAACTTTTTCTTACTGTAAATTAGACTTATTTTCGAAAAACCTTTTCCACAGGCATATTTCATAACCTATTAAATTTATGTAAGATATAACACTATTTATTATACAATCTCATATTGTGGATAACTTTTACTTACGAATGGTACGCAAGGCTTTCTTGGCAATATATTGAGTTTCCTTTGTGTTACTTTCCCGTAGCCATTCATCACAGATTTCCACTACAAATTCCGGCTGGGATTTACTGGCATCATTCAGCCAATTGCCGACACTATCCTGTACATATCTTGATGAGTCTGATCTTAATGGTTCTAAAATTTCCAGTCCTAATCCTGGATTTTGTTTTAATGCTTCAATATGCTCACACCATACTCCTCTCGGTCTTGTTGATTCACTCGCAAAACGTCTGATATTTTCATTGTCGTGCTTCGTCCATTCTGATAAAATAGCTATACATTCTTTAAAATTTTTCGAAATATCCGGACGTACAGTCATCCAACAAATTTCTCTTACCCCAAAATGAGAGTCTGCAGCAAAAGACTGAATCTTTTTTAGTTTTTCTTCTGTATTAAAAGCATCATTTCTTCCAATGGTATACGCCACCCAACAGCGAATCAAGTCAGCAGGATGTGTGGATAATTTTGAAAGAAATTCTTCATCCCGGTTTTTGAGTGTCAAATCAAGAATTCCCAGTCCAATTGCTTCATTGATGGTGTTGACCGTTTGTTTTTTCAATTGGTCTAGATTTTTCAGGATAGGCTGGAAATATTCTGACCGATTATTCTGTATTAATAGATTTTCCAGCAACAGTCTTTGATCAACGGCCAACCATTCTGTAAGATTAGCTGTTTCAATTTCACCTCTATTCAATTGTATTAAAATATCGGCAGGAATATCTTTTATAGAACGGGCTCCTTTTCTTTTTTCTGTCATAATACTTTTATTAACTCTTCCACATCTAATCTATTCATGTAATTTACATCTAAAAATTTATATGTGACTACTCTATTTTCATCCACGACCAAAACAGCAGGAACCGGTAAAATATTACCATTATTTTTATTGAAATCAGAAAGATTAATTCCAAGTTTATGATAATAAGGAAGTACAAAATCCTGCAATTTAAAAGTTATACCTAATTGTTCAGCAAAATGATTATCAGTATCTGTTAATACTTCAAACTCAAGGTCATTTTTCTGAACCATACTTAGAGAATGATCTGGATTTTGCGGAGAAATAGCAATTAAAGCAGCTCCTTTTTCTTTTATTCTGGAAAGATTGTCCTGTAAAAATTTTAGTTCCAGGTTACAATAAGGACACCAGCTTCCTCTGTAAAAAGCCAAAATTATTTTCCCATTGTTAAGAAATTCTTTGGAACTTATTATTTTGCCCAAAGCATTGGACAATAGAAATTCTGGCATCTGATCTCCTACCTGAATGCTATTTTCTTCAATCTTCATTGTTTTTAAATCCTGAATAGATTTTCCAAATGCTTCCAATACCTCCTTCGGAAGCTGCGAAGATAATTCCTGATTCAACTGTTCGATCTGTTTTGCCAGTGTACTCATTCTTTTTAATTTTTATTATTTTTACAAAGGTCTAAAAGCCTCTATAAATAAGCAATAACGCATATTTTTCACCCATAGGGATAAAAAAGTCAATTTTATGGAAATAAAGGGAAGAGCTGAAGAAAATAAAATTTGTCCGTTGGAAGTTGCCGTCAATACCATCAGTGGAAAATGGAAAATTCCAATTGTTTGGCAAATTAATGACGGAAAAAAACGTCCAAGTGAATTTTTGCGTGGAATCGCAAAAGTAGATCGCAGAGTTCTTAATCAACAGCTTACAGAAATGGTTGACGATGGCATTTTGACAAAACAGTCTTTTAATGAGCTTCCCCCTAGAGTTGAATATACCCTGACTGAGCTTGGTAAAA is a genomic window of Chryseobacterium nakagawai containing:
- a CDS encoding DNA alkylation repair protein yields the protein MTEKRKGARSIKDIPADILIQLNRGEIETANLTEWLAVDQRLLLENLLIQNNRSEYFQPILKNLDQLKKQTVNTINEAIGLGILDLTLKNRDEEFLSKLSTHPADLIRCWVAYTIGRNDAFNTEEKLKKIQSFAADSHFGVREICWMTVRPDISKNFKECIAILSEWTKHDNENIRRFASESTRPRGVWCEHIEALKQNPGLGLEILEPLRSDSSRYVQDSVGNWLNDASKSQPEFVVEICDEWLRESNTKETQYIAKKALRTIRK
- a CDS encoding winged helix-turn-helix transcriptional regulator — translated: MEIKGRAEENKICPLEVAVNTISGKWKIPIVWQINDGKKRPSEFLRGIAKVDRRVLNQQLTEMVDDGILTKQSFNELPPRVEYTLTELGKKLVTILWQLNDWGKLLIPEEENADEYLLEHSKTQNYSE
- a CDS encoding peroxiredoxin-like family protein, which encodes MSTLAKQIEQLNQELSSQLPKEVLEAFGKSIQDLKTMKIEENSIQVGDQMPEFLLSNALGKIISSKEFLNNGKIILAFYRGSWCPYCNLELKFLQDNLSRIKEKGAALIAISPQNPDHSLSMVQKNDLEFEVLTDTDNHFAEQLGITFKLQDFVLPYYHKLGINLSDFNKNNGNILPVPAVLVVDENRVVTYKFLDVNYMNRLDVEELIKVL